Below is a genomic region from Dechloromonas denitrificans.
CAAGCCAGATTCCGGGCAGTGAACCAAGCAGCAGGCTGCCGAGCAGTGCCCAATCGACACCGCCGAGCATCCAGTGGCCGAGGCCGGCAACCAGGGTCAGCGGTACGGCATGGGCAACATCCGATCCGACAATCTTGACCGGAGAAAGTTTGGGATAAAGAAAGAAAAGGGCCGCAACGCCCAGTGCGCCGGCACCAACCGAAGAAATGGTGACCAGCACACCGAGAATCGCGCCGACGGCCACCGTGATCTTGCCAAGGCAGCACTGGCGCAGCGGCGAGTCATCATGCTGCGCGGCGTAATCGCGCAATTTGCGGCCAAACAGGATGGCAACGGCAGTGAGCAGCAGCGCGAAACCCAGACCATTGGCAATGATTGCCCCTATCGCGTTGCTACCTTTGGGCAGTTGCGAAAGAATCCACAAGGTGATCGCCGCAGCCGGAATGCTGCCGAGCGCCAGCCGGCTGGTAATCGTCCAGTCGATATGTCCCTTGCGACCGTGTGCCACGGTGCCGCCGGCCTTGGTCATGGCGGCATAAAGCAGATCGGTGCCCACCGCCGTGGCCGGGTGAACGCCAAACACCAGCACGAGCAGCGGCGTCATCAGCGAGCCTCCGCCAACACCGGTGAGGCCGACAATCGCGCCGACCGCAAAGCCGGAAAGGGTGTAAAGAATATCCATGGCGCGCATCGTACAGGGGGCGATTTGAAACAAAAAGAATATTGAGTTAGATTGTTATAAATTTTAGTTATTAGTCTATCCATGAAACTCCAGCAGCTTCGCTACATCGTTGAAATCCAGCGCCAGGGCCTCAATGTTTCAGAGGCTGCCGAGTCTCTGTACACCTCGCAGCCAGGCATCTCGAAGCAGGTCAAATTGCTTGAAGATGAGCTGGGTATTTCCATCTTCGAACGCAGTGGCAAGCGTTTTACCGGTGTGACCGAACCCGGCAAGGTGGTGCTTGGGATTGCCGAACGCATTTTGCGCGAGGCGGAAAACCTCAAACGGGCCAGTGCCGAATTTGCTACTGGCGACAGCGGGCGACTGATTCTGGCGGCAACCCACACCCAGGCGCGTTACGCCTTGCCGGTGGTGGTGCGTGATTTTGTCGCCCAGCATCCAACCGTCAAGCTGGAAATGCACCAGGGCAGCCCAACCCAGATCGCCGAATGGGTGGCGGCCGGTGAAGCCGATATCGGGATTGCAACCGAGTCGCTCGATCAGTACCCGCAGCTGGTGACATTGCCGGTCCGGCAGTGGAGCCATTGCGTGATCGCCCCGGAGGCGCATCCCATTTTGAAGACTGTGCCGCTGTCGCTCAACGAACTGGTGCGCTGGCCGTTGATTACCTATGACACGGCATTTACCGGACGTTCGCGGATCAATCGCGCTTTCGAGCGGATCTCTGCCCAGCCGAACATCGCCCTCACGGCGCTGGATGCCGATGTGATCAAGACCTACGTCAGCCTCGGGCTTGGCTTGGGCATCATTTCTGCGCTGGCATTCGATGCGCAACGAGACAGCGGCCTTGTCGCGGTTGACGCTGCACATTTGTTCGAATCCAACACGACCCGGCTGGCCTTGCGGCGCGGGACCTATCTGCGGCGCTACGATTATGATTTTATTGGCTTGTTTGCGCCGCATCTGTCGAAGCGAGTGGTCGAGATGGCGATGCAGGGCGGCGGTGATGAGTATCAGTTATGACTTTTGTCTGATGTTCAGGGTTTCTGGCCCAGCGTAAGCTTCAACGTCCGCTCAGGAGCTTCCCGATGAACGCCGTTTCCGAAGAAAAACAGTTGCAGCTTTTATTGCAGGGTGTCGATATTCCGCCTTGCCCGGCAGTCCTGATTGCGCTGGATGCCGAATTGAAAAAGGACGCGCCTGACCAGCGGGATATCGTTCGTCTGGTCAGCAAGGATGTGGCGCTTTCCGGCCAGTTGATGCGGATTGCCAATTCTCCGGCATTTTCGGGCGGGCATAAGTTGACGTCGATTCTCCAGGCACTCAACGTCCTGGGAACCCAGCAGATATTCAATCTGCTGGTGTCGCAACTGATGAAGGCCGCGCTGTCGGATTCCTCGGGAATTTCGATGGACCGTTTCTGGGAATCATCGGCCCAGACGGCCAATCTTTCAGCCGAACTGGCTCGCCGGTTGCGCTGTGTCCGGCCGGATGTGGCCTATACCTTCGGCCTGTTTCATGATTGCGGGATTCCGCTGATCATGAAACGCTTTCCGCAGTGTCGCGAAGTATTGGCTGAAGCCAACGCGACGGAAGAATTGAAATTTACCGAAGTCGAAGACAGGGCGCTAGGCACCAATCACGCGGTTGTCGGCTATTTCCTTGCCCGTCGCTGGCATCTGCCGGATTTCGTTTCGGAAGGCATTTTGCACCACCATGATTACAGCGTCCTTGCCAATCCCGGACGTGTTTCCGATGATGCGCGCGGACTGATCGCTATCTGCGTCCTGGCCGAACACATCATCCGTCTGCACAATCAGGGCGATGGCGAACATGAATGGGCCAAGGCCGCTTCTGCTGCCTGTCAGTTTTTTCAGCTGTCGCTGGGGGCGGTCGACGATCTGATCGAAGACATGCTGGAGTGGTTAGCGTAAGGCTTTCATGCGTGGCGCCGTATCGCGCAGGATCAGCGAAGGTGCCGAGAACGGGGCCAGTCGCTCCAGGAAGTCGAGTAATTCGAGAACGGGCGAATTCCTGAAGAACTTGGCGGCGGGCGTGTCCATCCAGATTCGGTCGGCGTAAGCGTACAGTTCGTGCGGCTTGTCGCCGAAACCGTCGCCGTTGAGATCAAATCCTTCGTAGTCGTCCCAGAGGTTGCCCCACCAGGTGTCGTTCATCGGATCGCCATCCCCGATGATGCTGACGGGCCAGAGATTGTTGCGAATCGTATTGTTGATCGCCATGTGCCCCCCCTTGGCACCGTAGAAATAAATCCCGGTAATGTTGTGGGCAATCAGGTTGTTGATGAAAACGATCCGGTTGATCGGGTTCATCGGCGAATCGGCCATGATGCCGTGGGCGCAGTGCACGATCTCGTTGCTGTCGATCAGGGCGGAGGAGGTTTCCTTGAGCGCCACGCCGGCCCCCGAGGCATCCATCGAGTGAATGATCCGGTTGCGGCGGATGATCAGGCCATCGGAGTTGAGTGCAATGATTCCGGTCGAGTTGTTTTCGAAATGATTGTTTTCAACCAGTGTTCGATTGGCAAACAGGAAATTCAAGGCGCGCCGGCTGTCCTTGACGACATTGCCGGTAAACCGGTTGCGGGGTGAATTGCTCACCGTGATGTCGCGAATCTGCGCGATGTCGTTGTTTTCGATGCGATTGCCGGTGCTGTACCAGAGGCGTATGCCATCGCCGCGTTCGGCAGAATCGACTGGCCGCGAACGCACCCGGTTGCGGCGTATAACGCTGTCGTTGCTGCGGTGGAGGGTGATGCCGAACAGGACATCCTCAATCCGGTTATCTTCAATCAGCAAATGATTGCCTTCGGCCATCAGGCCACCATCGATCGCATCGTGTGAATCGCCGCTGCCGCGCAGGGTCAGGCCGCGCAATGTGACGTAGTCGGCTTTGACGGTGAGTACCGTTCCGCGACCGCCGGCTTCGATGATGACCTTGCCGTCGCCTTCCAGGGTCAGCGGCTTGTTGATGGTTGCCGGCCCCTGGTAGGTGCCGGGAGGCAGGCGCAGGCTGGTCCCGGGCAGCGCGGTATCAAGCCAGGGTTGGAGCGGCTGCGCGGCCATGAGTTGGCTATTGAGGCAGGCGCAGCAGAGTATCGAAAGGACCAGTCCAAGGTATTTCATCGTTGCCGAATATAGCGATTCGGATGGTGGCTTGGCATGGACATGGATCAAGTTTGCTTGAGTTTTGTCTTGTATCGCGCCGGAGAGCAGGCAAAAAAATGCCCACCGCACGGGTGGGCATCGATCCGGCGGGGCCGGTTTTAGTTAACCTTGGCCTTGTTGCGCAGTTCCTTGACCAGGTTTTCAACCTGCTGCTGGCTGGCGCGTTGCTGAAGCTGCGGCTTGACCTGGTCGTACGGAGGCGGGGTCAGCGGACGGGAGTCTTCGAGCTGGATGACGTGATAACCGAAGTCGGAGTGAACCGGGGCCTTGGTGTACTCACCCTTCTTCAGCTTGGACAGTGCGTCGGCAAACGGCTTGACGTAGGAGTTCGGTGAGCTCCAGCCGAGGTCGCCGCCCTTGTCCTTGGAGCCTGGGTCCTTGGATTGCTTGGCCAGTTCGGAGAATTTTTCACCCTTGTCGAGCTTGGCGATGATGGCCTTGGCTTCATCTTCCTTTTCGACCAGAACGTGGCGGGCCTTGTATTCGGTATTGCCGAGGTTGGCCTTGATGCCGTCGTATTCAGCCTTGAGCTGGGCTTCGGTGATCGGGTTGGCACGGACGTAATCCGACAGGTAGGCACGGA
It encodes:
- the nosD gene encoding nitrous oxide reductase family maturation protein NosD; the protein is MAAQPLQPWLDTALPGTSLRLPPGTYQGPATINKPLTLEGDGKVIIEAGGRGTVLTVKADYVTLRGLTLRGSGDSHDAIDGGLMAEGNHLLIEDNRIEDVLFGITLHRSNDSVIRRNRVRSRPVDSAERGDGIRLWYSTGNRIENNDIAQIRDITVSNSPRNRFTGNVVKDSRRALNFLFANRTLVENNHFENNSTGIIALNSDGLIIRRNRIIHSMDASGAGVALKETSSALIDSNEIVHCAHGIMADSPMNPINRIVFINNLIAHNITGIYFYGAKGGHMAINNTIRNNLWPVSIIGDGDPMNDTWWGNLWDDYEGFDLNGDGFGDKPHELYAYADRIWMDTPAAKFFRNSPVLELLDFLERLAPFSAPSLILRDTAPRMKALR
- a CDS encoding HDOD domain-containing protein; this translates as MNAVSEEKQLQLLLQGVDIPPCPAVLIALDAELKKDAPDQRDIVRLVSKDVALSGQLMRIANSPAFSGGHKLTSILQALNVLGTQQIFNLLVSQLMKAALSDSSGISMDRFWESSAQTANLSAELARRLRCVRPDVAYTFGLFHDCGIPLIMKRFPQCREVLAEANATEELKFTEVEDRALGTNHAVVGYFLARRWHLPDFVSEGILHHHDYSVLANPGRVSDDARGLIAICVLAEHIIRLHNQGDGEHEWAKAASAACQFFQLSLGAVDDLIEDMLEWLA
- a CDS encoding peptidyl-prolyl cis-trans isomerase, which produces MFKISRLAALLIGSALISAPAFAVEKGKPFATVNGQPISQTVYDAFYAEQKTQGAPDGAELQNAVKEELVRREVLAQEAKKKGLDKKTDIQGQIELAKQAVLIRAYLSDYVRANPITEAQLKAEYDGIKANLGNTEYKARHVLVEKEDEAKAIIAKLDKGEKFSELAKQSKDPGSKDKGGDLGWSSPNSYVKPFADALSKLKKGEYTKAPVHSDFGYHVIQLEDSRPLTPPPYDQVKPQLQQRASQQQVENLVKELRNKAKVN
- a CDS encoding CysB family HTH-type transcriptional regulator, with the protein product MKLQQLRYIVEIQRQGLNVSEAAESLYTSQPGISKQVKLLEDELGISIFERSGKRFTGVTEPGKVVLGIAERILREAENLKRASAEFATGDSGRLILAATHTQARYALPVVVRDFVAQHPTVKLEMHQGSPTQIAEWVAAGEADIGIATESLDQYPQLVTLPVRQWSHCVIAPEAHPILKTVPLSLNELVRWPLITYDTAFTGRSRINRAFERISAQPNIALTALDADVIKTYVSLGLGLGIISALAFDAQRDSGLVAVDAAHLFESNTTRLALRRGTYLRRYDYDFIGLFAPHLSKRVVEMAMQGGGDEYQL
- a CDS encoding sulfite exporter TauE/SafE family protein codes for the protein MDILYTLSGFAVGAIVGLTGVGGGSLMTPLLVLVFGVHPATAVGTDLLYAAMTKAGGTVAHGRKGHIDWTITSRLALGSIPAAAITLWILSQLPKGSNAIGAIIANGLGFALLLTAVAILFGRKLRDYAAQHDDSPLRQCCLGKITVAVGAILGVLVTISSVGAGALGVAALFFLYPKLSPVKIVGSDVAHAVPLTLVAGLGHWMLGGVDWALLGSLLLGSLPGIWLGTQVSAKVPEHILRRILASMLVLIGSKLVFA